AAAGCTGATAGTGCATGCCCGTTTATTGTGCACTTGCAGAGTGATGACGAGTTGACTGTCGAGTTCGGTGCCTTCTCGGTTGCACACTTCTCGTCTTCGGATTCTGCGGAGGTGATCGAGACTTGCTGGGGCGTGCTTGAAAGTCTGTTCTGTGGCGCGGTCCGGGAGAAGTTATGGAGTCGAGGTGGGGACTATTGTCGGGCGGTTGCTTACGTCGGATTAGGGGATAATGAGCTAAAGTTCGTTACCCAACAAGGTCTATGTGTGGGTGCAAAACGGAGTGAACGTTCCTACTTGCCGTACCACAGGAGCTCTAACGAGTAAATACGGGTTGCAATTTCTGATGACGAGAGGTGGCCGGATCGCCGCGGACTTCCGGAGTCGGTCAGGGCTATTGCGTAGTCCGGTAACTCCTGGTCACGGCGTCGATGAGGTCTGTGGAGCGTCGGTTCGCGCGTCGGGTGGCGCGGGCGATGTTGGGTTCGCCGCTGCTGCGGTGGTAGCCGACCGCGGTGTTGCGGAGTGTGGCGAAGACGGCGGGTCCGTTGCCGGTCCGGGCTTGATGCGCGTCCTCACGTAACGCGACATCGCGGACGTAGTGCAGGCGGTTCTCGATATGCCACTGGGCTCGTGCCCAGGTGCCGAGGTCGGCGGGTTGGGCCGCTCCGGCGGGCAGGGACACGGTCAGGTACGCCGTTTCGCGGGTGGTCCTGCCCTTGACCGTGCGGGTACGGGTGATCCGGACGGCCTGCTGGGCGTGGGGGAAGCCGAGCCCGCCGGGGGTCGTCACGGTGACGGCTTTGACGGTGCGGGTCTCCGTGCGGCCGTGTCCGGTGTCGCGGGTTCGGGCTCCGACCGGGACCTGCGCCCAGGGAACAGCTTTGAGCTGGGCGAACGTGGTCGGCTGGTTGGCTTTTACGGTGACCATCAGATGTCCGCCGGCGGCGGCCAGGTACTCGGCAATGGACGTTGTGCGGGTGGATCGGGATTGGTAAAGGCATGGGATTCTCGGGTGCTGATGTCGGGTGGCGAAGAAGGTCGAGTGGAGGTCGTGGTGAGATTGGTACGGCTTGACAAGTACCAATTCTTCTATCTGTTCGCTATTGCCGTTTGGCTAGCTTCTGGATTGGGGGCATTCTTGGGGTTGTGGTCGATTCACTGGGCGGCTTTTGTCTCTGCTTGTGCCGGTATCCCCAACGTTATCCTTCAACGGAAGCTCTACAAGGATGAGGAAGCTGATGGCTGAGTGGATGACCTCGTTGTCAAGCGATATTGCGCGGGCCTGCTACCCGGAAAGGCTTACGTGACGGTGTCTTCTGTACGGATCGGCCAGGCTCTGAATGAGATCTTTGGAGAGACCAAGATCTGGCCCCTGCAAGTCGTCCTTCCGGGAAGCCGTGGCTTTGGGATCTGGGTGAAGTGGCTGCTGGTGAGGGTGGCTTTCTTCTCGGTGAGGACGGATTGGTTCTTCTGTTTCCGACTTTTCCTGCGCTGATTGTTGCAACTGAGAGCGGATCGCCAGGCAATTTCTGCGTATTTCCCGGATACGAGCTTTTGCGCGAGAGGATCGGTAGCGCATCGGCAGTCGGTCCAGATGGCGGCCCGGTGGCCTTGCTCGACTTCCCCAACGCGCGTGCAGGCATAGCCGAGCTCAGCGGAGACCATGGAGGCGGCGGGGCTGTTGTGGACTGTCTTGATGGGTTGCTGGATCTAGCCAGACAGCAGGGCGAGACAGCGATCCTCGACCTCGTCAACGGAGAGGATCGACCCCTCAGGCGCATGTATGACTATATCTGGGGAGACGGCGACGCGTTCGTCGTGGATGCTGCTGTCACAGATTTCGAACTGGCCACAGCGTGGTTCGAATCCCAGTGCAGGGTAGTGCAGCCTGGATAGCGGCTCTGCGTCTCCGGATCCGTCAGGCGGCGAGACCGAGGAGTTCGGTGGCACGGGTGGTGAAGTGGCGTACCTCGGGAAGGGTGGCGTACGGCTTCAGGCGGTGTTGCAGGTCTCGGACGGTCCCGATGGTGCGGGACGAGTTGACGGAGGCGGCCAGCTCGACAACATGGGCGGCGCGGGTAGCGGCGGCTTCGACGTCCGAGCGGTCGAGGTCGGCGGTGGCCAGGGCGGCGTGGCTGAGCGCGGCGCGGCGGGCGCGGCCCTGGTGGCGGGCGCCTTCGGCGGACTCGGTGGCGAAGCGTACGGTTTCGTCGGGCTGCCCGAGGTCACGGAAGCAGTGGGCGGCTTCGCCGTACAGGTACGGGGTGTCGATGAATTTGGCCCAGACGGGTTCGTCGTCGTGGTCGACGCGGGCGAAGGTCTGTTCGGCCTTGGCCACGGCGGCGGCTGCCGGTGCTGATTCGCCGAGTGCCGCGAGGGCGCGGGCTTCGAGGATGTAGAGGTCGGCGAGGCAGGCAGGGGAGTCGCCGTCGGCGAGACCGCGGCGGCCGGCTCGGGCGAGCATCAGTGCTTCGCGGGGGTGGCCGAGCAGGTTGGCCTGGTCGGACATGCCGGCGAGGACGTGCGCGCCGAGCGCGGCGTGGTTGGCCGCCTGAGCGAGCCAGAGCGCCTGGATGAGGTAGCGCTGGGCGAGCCCGTGTTCGCCGTCGTCGTACGCCATCCACCCGACGAGGTACGACTGCTCGGCGGCTGCCTCGTAGAGCGCCTGCTGGACGTCCGGTTCGTGCTCTCGTTTGAGCAGCGGCAGGACGTAGCTCTGCATGTATTCGACGAGGGCGGTGCGGGCATGGCCGCCGCCGCGCATCACGTCCAGCTCCTGAAAGAGGGCGAACATCTCCCGGATGCCGGCCACCTGTCGCATCCCGATCTGCCGTGGCCCGCGTTCGGTCGACGTCTCGTCGAGGGTGGCGAGCAGCCAGTCACGGCTCGGTGCGCCGAGCGCGGCGAGCACGAACGGCGCTTTGACGATGTTGCGGCGGGCGACGTCAGCCTTGCCCAGGTCGATGATGGTGTCGACCGTGGTACGGGGATGGTCGGCGTACTGCAAGCCGCGAGCGGCAAGGGTCTCCTCGTCGGTCATGCCGAAGTCTGACGGGGTGACCCGGCGACGCAGCCTTTCGCTGAGCGCCCGCGCCAGCAGCGTCGGCACCGGCGGTCGCGGACGCTCGCCGCGCTTCACCCAGCGGTGGACCGCTGGGTAGTCGTAGCGCAGGGCAAGCCCTTCGTCCGCTCCGAGGCCGTTGATCCGTCGGGCCAGCCCGGCCCACGAGAAGCCCGCCTCGGTGATCAGCGAGGCCAGAGCATCGTTCGATCCGTTCACGGACCACACCTCCCAAGCACCTACCTTGGACGGTACCGGTCAGGCATCAGCGCTGCATACGGCCGCACGAGGGTACGAAATTCACATGGGCGTTCACTCGGTGCCGTCGAGGGCCGTCGTCCAGTTGTCTCTTCGTGAGGCAGAAGCGGTTCAGTCCTCGCGTTGGGTTGGCCGGTGGATGCGGATCCACTCGGCGACGGCTTCGCGGGACCAGATCCGGCCGGTGGCGAGGACGTCGAGCGGCGCGGGGAACGACGGGCGGTTGACGATCTCGGATGCCCGCTGACGGGAGACGCCGCCCAGCATCTGCTGGATCTCGGACATCCCGGCCAACCGCATGTCAACGAACGTACGGAGGT
The sequence above is a segment of the Solwaraspora sp. WMMD406 genome. Coding sequences within it:
- a CDS encoding ISAs1 family transposase, which codes for MVTVKANQPTTFAQLKAVPWAQVPVGARTRDTGHGRTETRTVKAVTVTTPGGLGFPHAQQAVRITRTRTVKGRTTRETAYLTVSLPAGAAQPADLGTWARAQWHIENRLHYVRDVALREDAHQARTGNGPAVFATLRNTAVGYHRSSGEPNIARATRRANRRSTDLIDAVTRSYRTTQ